From the Synechococcus sp. Nb3U1 genome, one window contains:
- a CDS encoding photosystem I reaction center subunit IV, which translates to MAIQRGAKVRVLRKESYWYRDVGTVAAVDTSGILYPVIVRFDKINYYNINTNNFREDELEVLEVPKAKAKAAPAA; encoded by the coding sequence ATGGCGATTCAGCGTGGTGCCAAAGTGCGTGTGCTGCGGAAAGAATCCTACTGGTATCGGGATGTGGGAACCGTCGCAGCTGTGGATACCAGCGGTATTTTGTACCCTGTCATCGTCCGTTTCGACAAAATCAATTACTACAACATCAACACCAACAACTTCCGTGAAGATGAGTTGGAAGTGTTGGAAGTTCCCAAAGCCAAGGCCAAAGCTGCTCCTGCCGCCTAA
- a CDS encoding pentapeptide repeat-containing protein — translation MGWTHSPSVKPSGLTQPSFFWMGTMLAFWMSGAMASAQLELDAQLGRSQIVSPTKDCPACDLTGAELPGVDLQGANLKEVILKQANLQAADLSQSILNLADLSQANLSDSDQSGAFLWEADLSHANLQQADLTGANLQVADLSEADLRRATLHQTDLTGAKLHNADLRGADLRGAFLAEADLTGALYDAKTQLDPDLNPSELGMVFLP, via the coding sequence ATGGGATGGACTCATAGCCCGTCGGTGAAGCCTTCGGGGTTAACCCAGCCAAGCTTCTTTTGGATGGGGACAATGCTGGCCTTCTGGATGTCCGGGGCTATGGCCTCGGCGCAGTTGGAGTTGGATGCCCAGTTGGGCCGCTCCCAGATCGTCTCCCCCACCAAAGATTGCCCCGCCTGCGACCTGACGGGGGCAGAACTGCCGGGAGTGGATTTACAAGGGGCCAACTTAAAAGAGGTCATCCTGAAACAGGCCAATTTGCAAGCTGCTGACCTGTCCCAGTCGATCTTAAATTTGGCGGATCTGAGCCAAGCCAACCTGAGTGACTCCGATCAATCGGGGGCTTTTTTATGGGAGGCAGATCTATCCCATGCCAATCTGCAACAGGCGGATCTGACGGGTGCGAACCTACAGGTGGCGGATTTGAGTGAAGCAGATCTGCGCAGAGCCACCCTACACCAGACAGATTTAACCGGGGCCAAGTTACACAATGCCGATTTGCGGGGGGCTGACCTGCGGGGCGCTTTTTTGGCAGAGGCCGATTTAACGGGCGCACTTTACGATGCCAAGACCCAACTGGATCCCGACCTTAACCCCAGCGAATTGGGTATGGTTTTCCTACCTTAG
- a CDS encoding chlorophyll a/b-binding protein → MSNPNLSEPKFGFNEYAERLNGRAAMIGFVLAIVIEAVTGQGVASWLGLL, encoded by the coding sequence ATGTCTAACCCCAATTTGTCTGAACCCAAGTTTGGCTTTAACGAATACGCGGAGCGCCTCAATGGTCGCGCTGCGATGATTGGTTTTGTCTTGGCGATTGTCATCGAAGCGGTTACTGGTCAGGGGGTTGCCTCTTGGCTGGGCTTGCTCTGA
- a CDS encoding NAD(+) kinase: MTKPKAGILYNDAKPAAKRSSETLSQWFQQQGWEVYAAPNWGGILGYAKPDSPICLTQVDSLAPAGFDSSMQFAVVLGGDGTVLAAARQLAPKGIPLLAVNTGHLGFLTETYLSHLEEAAEAAIAGDYTLDRRSMLLAQVYRNHQLRWEVLSLNEMVLHREPLTSMCHFEVTIGQHSPLDVAADGVILATPTGSTAYALSAGGPVLTPGVPVLQLIPICPHSMASRALVFEDSEEVWISPVTPQPLVLVVDGNAGCYIMPEDQIRVVRAPYWTDLMRLQRPEFFRIMREKLGWGLPHASKPTSVELP; encoded by the coding sequence ATGACCAAGCCCAAAGCCGGGATCCTTTACAACGATGCCAAACCTGCCGCCAAGCGCAGTAGCGAGACGTTATCCCAATGGTTTCAGCAGCAAGGCTGGGAGGTCTATGCTGCCCCCAATTGGGGAGGGATCCTCGGCTATGCCAAGCCCGACAGCCCCATTTGTCTAACCCAGGTGGATAGCCTAGCCCCAGCCGGGTTTGACTCCTCTATGCAATTTGCTGTGGTGCTGGGGGGAGATGGCACCGTACTGGCAGCAGCCCGGCAATTGGCCCCAAAGGGGATCCCGTTGTTGGCTGTGAATACGGGTCACCTGGGTTTTTTGACAGAAACCTATCTTTCTCATCTGGAAGAAGCGGCTGAAGCCGCCATTGCCGGAGACTACACCCTAGATCGGCGCAGCATGTTGCTGGCGCAGGTGTATCGAAACCATCAATTGCGTTGGGAAGTCTTGAGCCTGAATGAGATGGTGTTGCACCGCGAACCTCTGACCAGCATGTGCCATTTCGAAGTGACGATTGGGCAGCACTCTCCTTTGGATGTGGCCGCTGATGGAGTGATCTTGGCCACACCAACTGGTTCCACCGCCTATGCCCTCTCCGCAGGGGGGCCAGTCCTGACACCGGGAGTACCTGTGTTGCAGTTGATCCCGATTTGTCCCCATTCCATGGCCTCCCGAGCCTTGGTTTTTGAAGATTCTGAGGAAGTGTGGATTAGCCCCGTCACCCCTCAACCTTTGGTTTTGGTGGTGGATGGCAATGCAGGGTGTTACATCATGCCCGAAGATCAAATCCGTGTAGTGCGCGCCCCCTATTGGACAGACCTCATGCGTTTGCAGCGACCGGAATTTTTCCGCATCATGCGTGAGAAGCTAGGCTGGGGGTTACCCCATGCCTCCAAGCCAACTTCGGTGGAGTTGCCCTGA
- the ftsZ gene encoding cell division protein FtsZ, with translation MPSNAAKIKVVGVGGGGGNAVSRMAAGNLTGVEFWSVNTDSQALIQSSTLNRLQIGQKLTRGLGAGGNPAVGQKAAEESSEELAAALEGADLVFIAAGMGGGTGTGGAPIVAHIAKESGALTVGVVTRPFSFEGKRRTRQAEEGIQVLQEAVDTLIVIPNDKLLSVISEQTPVQEAFRVADDVLRQGVQGISDIILIPGMINVDFADVRSVMADAGSALMGIGMGSGKSRAREAAVTAVSSPLLETSIEGAKGVLFNITGGLDLSLHEVHAAAEIIAEAVDPEANIIFGTVQDERMQGEVRVTVIATGFEGGSQRTATPAKVPVSSKSTARKPAAPSPEPSPRQAAEPEPPTSSGLDIPEFLRRRRPTL, from the coding sequence ATGCCGAGCAATGCCGCGAAGATTAAGGTTGTGGGCGTGGGTGGCGGTGGCGGTAATGCGGTCAGTCGGATGGCAGCCGGCAATCTGACTGGTGTGGAATTTTGGAGCGTCAACACTGATTCTCAGGCGCTGATTCAGTCTTCCACCTTGAATCGGCTACAGATTGGACAAAAGCTAACGCGGGGCTTGGGGGCTGGAGGTAATCCGGCTGTGGGGCAAAAAGCCGCGGAAGAATCTAGTGAAGAATTGGCTGCTGCCCTAGAGGGAGCTGATTTGGTGTTTATCGCCGCGGGCATGGGAGGCGGCACAGGCACAGGCGGAGCGCCCATTGTTGCCCACATTGCCAAAGAAAGTGGGGCCTTGACGGTGGGGGTCGTAACTCGGCCGTTTTCTTTTGAGGGCAAGCGCCGTACCCGCCAAGCAGAAGAAGGGATCCAAGTGCTGCAGGAGGCCGTCGATACCCTGATTGTGATCCCCAACGACAAGTTGCTCTCGGTGATTTCAGAGCAAACCCCCGTGCAGGAGGCTTTTCGAGTTGCCGATGATGTGTTGCGCCAGGGAGTACAAGGCATCTCGGATATCATTCTCATCCCCGGCATGATCAACGTTGATTTTGCCGATGTGCGCAGCGTCATGGCCGATGCTGGCTCAGCCTTGATGGGGATTGGCATGGGATCCGGTAAATCCCGCGCCCGCGAAGCTGCTGTCACGGCGGTCTCTTCCCCGCTGTTGGAAACCTCTATCGAAGGGGCCAAGGGCGTTCTCTTCAACATCACCGGTGGACTGGATCTGTCTCTACACGAAGTCCATGCCGCCGCCGAGATCATTGCTGAAGCTGTGGATCCCGAAGCCAACATCATTTTCGGCACCGTCCAAGATGAGCGTATGCAGGGTGAAGTGCGTGTTACGGTCATCGCCACAGGCTTTGAAGGGGGATCCCAACGCACAGCAACCCCAGCCAAGGTGCCCGTATCCAGCAAATCTACAGCCCGTAAACCCGCCGCCCCCAGCCCTGAGCCTTCCCCACGTCAAGCGGCTGAGCCCGAACCGCCAACGTCTAGTGGCCTAGATATTCCCGAGTTTTTGCGTCGCCGCCGTCCAACCCTGTAG
- the bchM gene encoding magnesium protoporphyrin IX methyltransferase, whose amino-acid sequence MQEKSIVRDYFNSIGFDRWRRIYGEGEVNFVQKDIRSGHARTVATVLEWLGDPSGLRICDAGCGVGSLSLPLAAKGAKVFASDISEQMVHEARRRQKIELGSTENPQFCVSDLEDLTGSYDVVICLDVMIHYPEADALRMVEHLTRLAQSRLIFSFAPKTPLLTLLKKVGEFFPGPSKATRAYQHREAILVSKLTELGWKVRQRQTIRSRFYFAWILDLTR is encoded by the coding sequence ATGCAAGAGAAAAGCATCGTCCGCGACTATTTCAACTCCATTGGTTTCGACCGTTGGCGGCGCATCTATGGCGAAGGGGAGGTCAATTTTGTCCAAAAAGATATTCGCTCCGGCCATGCCCGTACTGTGGCCACGGTGTTGGAGTGGTTGGGGGATCCCTCGGGTTTGCGTATTTGTGATGCTGGGTGTGGGGTTGGCAGCCTCAGTTTGCCGTTGGCCGCCAAGGGGGCCAAGGTCTTCGCCAGCGACATTTCCGAACAAATGGTGCACGAAGCGCGCCGCCGCCAAAAAATCGAGTTGGGATCCACGGAAAACCCGCAATTTTGCGTCTCCGATTTGGAAGACCTGACGGGATCCTACGACGTGGTGATTTGCCTGGATGTGATGATCCACTACCCAGAAGCCGATGCCCTGCGCATGGTGGAACATCTGACCCGCCTGGCCCAGTCTCGCCTGATCTTCAGTTTTGCCCCCAAAACCCCTCTCCTCACCCTGCTCAAAAAAGTGGGGGAATTTTTTCCTGGCCCCAGCAAAGCCACCCGTGCCTACCAACACCGAGAAGCCATTTTGGTGAGCAAATTAACCGAATTGGGCTGGAAGGTTCGGCAACGACAAACCATTCGTAGCCGCTTTTACTTTGCCTGGATTCTGGATCTGACCCGGTGA
- a CDS encoding D-alanine--D-alanine ligase family protein translates to MRIVVLAGGRSAERQVSWVTGKACKRALEDLGHQVKLIDPDVDLPLRLWQEREAGCDFVWIALHGPGGEDGVVQGMLDWLGLPYQGSGQLASALAMDKLVAKQIFRTAGIPTADWMAWDEQNPHTWAECAAELGSPLVIKPSNDGSTVGISIVEDERSFAQGLKLARSVSSRILLERYIPGKEITLSILSGQVLPAIEIIPTQGSFYDYEAKYAPGGSRHLIPCSLSPAGLARCEAAGLRAYQALGCEGLARVDLRVDPAENPWVLEVNTLPGMTPTSLCPDAAAALGWTFTELVERMLREALQKTSPALHRPTLQESQNQKS, encoded by the coding sequence ATGCGTATCGTCGTTTTGGCAGGAGGTCGCTCGGCAGAGCGTCAGGTTTCCTGGGTCACTGGCAAAGCCTGTAAGCGCGCCCTTGAAGATCTGGGACATCAGGTGAAGCTCATCGATCCAGATGTGGATTTGCCTCTACGCCTTTGGCAAGAACGGGAAGCAGGTTGTGATTTCGTTTGGATCGCCTTGCATGGCCCCGGTGGCGAAGATGGGGTGGTTCAGGGGATGTTGGATTGGCTGGGCCTGCCTTATCAGGGATCCGGGCAGTTGGCCAGTGCCTTAGCCATGGATAAGTTGGTTGCCAAGCAGATCTTTCGAACCGCAGGGATCCCGACTGCCGATTGGATGGCTTGGGATGAGCAGAACCCCCACACTTGGGCCGAGTGTGCGGCAGAGCTGGGATCCCCGTTGGTGATCAAGCCCAGCAACGATGGCTCTACTGTCGGTATTAGCATCGTCGAGGATGAGCGATCCTTTGCTCAGGGTCTGAAACTGGCTCGGTCGGTCTCGTCGCGGATCCTCTTGGAACGCTATATTCCTGGCAAAGAGATCACCCTCTCGATTTTGTCAGGGCAAGTTCTCCCCGCCATTGAGATTATCCCAACTCAGGGCAGCTTCTACGATTACGAAGCCAAGTATGCACCTGGCGGATCCCGGCACCTCATCCCCTGTTCCCTTAGCCCGGCGGGATTGGCCCGCTGCGAGGCGGCGGGGTTGCGAGCCTACCAGGCCCTAGGATGCGAGGGCTTAGCGCGGGTGGATCTGCGGGTGGATCCCGCCGAGAACCCCTGGGTGCTGGAAGTGAACACACTGCCCGGCATGACCCCCACTTCTCTTTGTCCGGATGCAGCGGCAGCGCTGGGTTGGACGTTTACAGAATTGGTGGAGCGGATGTTGCGAGAAGCCCTCCAAAAAACCTCTCCGGCTCTGCACCGCCCAACCCTACAGGAAAGCCAGAATCAAAAAAGCTAA
- a CDS encoding aspartate aminotransferase family protein, which yields MPETMKKAVLELQAELNLEPFWMPFTANRQFKANPRLLVAAQGMHYTSHDGRQILDGTAGLWCVNAGHCRPPIVEAIQQQVAQLDYAPAFQMGHPKAFELAEQLTQFTPPGLDHVFFANSGSEAVDTALKIAIAYHRVRGQGSRQRLIGRERGYHGVGFGGISVGGISSNRKYFGSLVSGVDHLPHTHNLEHNAFSRGLPQWGSHLAEELERIVALHDASTIAAVIVEPVAGSTGVLLPPVGYLEKLRAICDKYGILLIFDEVITGFGRLGSPFAANYFGVVPDLICCAKGLTNGTIPMGAVIVKQEIYNTFMESADSAIELFHGYTYSGHPVASAAGLATLNLYQQEGLFERAACLAPLWEEALHSLKGLPHVIDVRNLGLVGAVELEGIPGRPTVRAFEAFLRCYERGVLIRTTGDIIALSPPLIIEETHIEQLIASLRQVLQELP from the coding sequence ATGCCAGAAACGATGAAAAAAGCAGTTTTAGAACTGCAAGCTGAACTGAACCTAGAACCTTTCTGGATGCCCTTCACAGCCAATCGGCAGTTTAAGGCCAATCCACGTCTGCTGGTGGCAGCCCAAGGCATGCACTACACCAGCCACGACGGACGGCAAATCTTAGACGGAACCGCTGGACTTTGGTGCGTGAATGCCGGTCACTGTCGCCCACCGATTGTGGAAGCGATCCAACAGCAGGTGGCCCAACTGGACTATGCCCCGGCCTTTCAAATGGGCCATCCCAAAGCCTTTGAACTGGCGGAACAGCTCACCCAATTCACTCCACCAGGTTTGGATCACGTCTTTTTCGCCAACTCCGGCTCAGAAGCGGTGGATACTGCCCTGAAGATCGCCATCGCTTATCACCGTGTCCGCGGCCAGGGATCCCGCCAGCGGTTGATCGGCAGAGAGCGAGGTTACCACGGTGTTGGCTTTGGGGGCATTTCTGTCGGCGGCATTTCCAGTAACCGAAAGTATTTCGGCAGCCTTGTCTCAGGAGTGGATCACCTGCCCCATACCCATAACCTGGAGCACAATGCCTTCAGTCGCGGTTTGCCCCAGTGGGGATCCCATTTGGCAGAAGAATTGGAGCGGATCGTCGCCCTTCATGATGCCAGCACGATCGCGGCAGTGATCGTAGAACCGGTAGCCGGTTCGACGGGGGTGTTGCTCCCCCCGGTCGGCTATTTGGAAAAGCTGCGGGCTATTTGTGATAAGTACGGCATTTTGCTGATTTTTGATGAGGTGATCACCGGGTTTGGGCGTCTGGGATCCCCGTTTGCTGCCAACTATTTTGGCGTGGTGCCGGATCTAATTTGCTGTGCCAAGGGCCTAACCAACGGCACCATTCCGATGGGGGCGGTGATCGTCAAGCAAGAGATCTATAACACCTTCATGGAATCCGCCGATAGCGCTATTGAGCTGTTCCACGGCTACACCTATTCTGGACACCCCGTCGCCAGTGCTGCCGGCCTCGCCACCCTGAACCTGTATCAACAGGAAGGGTTGTTCGAACGAGCCGCCTGCTTAGCCCCCCTCTGGGAAGAAGCCCTCCATTCCCTGAAGGGGTTGCCCCATGTGATCGATGTGCGCAACCTGGGTTTGGTCGGAGCCGTGGAATTGGAGGGGATCCCTGGTCGACCGACGGTTCGGGCCTTTGAGGCCTTTTTACGCTGCTACGAGCGAGGGGTATTGATCCGCACCACCGGGGATATCATCGCTCTCTCTCCCCCTTTGATCATCGAGGAAACCCACATTGAACAGCTGATCGCCAGTCTAAGACAAGTGCTTCAAGAGCTACCTTAA
- a CDS encoding DNA-formamidopyrimidine glycosylase, giving the protein MPELPEVETVRQGLQDLTLGSAVLGVEVFLPRTIAYPAVEAFRYSLVGTCFTNWQRRGKYLLGSLNSGASLVVHLRMTGRMLWLKGSVPLSAHTRVCLGLEGEWDLRFVDQRTFGQMWLVPAGVAPEQVITTLQTLGPEPFSTAFSDAYFQTALERSKRPIKTALLDQTLVAGVGNIYADESLFLSGIHPTTPASRLSSVAIAQLRETLVRVLQAGLNHRGTTLRDYRDLNGLNGNYQGQAWVYGREGDPCRVCGTPIQRLKLAGRSAHFCPHCQPELP; this is encoded by the coding sequence GTGCCAGAACTGCCGGAAGTTGAAACGGTTAGGCAAGGTTTGCAAGACCTCACCCTCGGGTCAGCGGTGCTCGGGGTAGAGGTGTTTCTGCCCCGCACCATCGCCTATCCGGCGGTGGAAGCCTTTCGGTACAGCTTAGTAGGCACTTGCTTTACAAATTGGCAGCGACGAGGAAAATATTTGCTGGGATCCCTGAATTCCGGGGCAAGTTTGGTTGTGCATCTGCGCATGACCGGACGAATGCTTTGGTTAAAGGGATCCGTGCCTTTGTCAGCTCATACCCGCGTGTGTTTAGGCCTAGAAGGGGAATGGGATCTGCGCTTTGTCGATCAGCGCACCTTTGGTCAGATGTGGTTGGTACCCGCCGGAGTAGCTCCGGAGCAGGTGATCACGACCCTGCAAACGTTGGGGCCAGAGCCTTTTTCGACAGCGTTTTCAGACGCATACTTTCAAACAGCTTTGGAGCGGAGCAAGCGCCCCATCAAAACTGCCCTGCTGGATCAAACTCTGGTGGCGGGGGTAGGCAACATTTACGCAGACGAATCCCTATTTTTGAGTGGCATTCACCCGACCACACCCGCTTCCCGGCTGTCGAGCGTTGCTATAGCGCAGTTACGAGAAACGCTTGTCAGGGTCTTGCAGGCAGGGTTAAATCACCGGGGCACCACCTTACGGGATTACCGAGATCTGAATGGGCTTAATGGCAACTACCAGGGGCAAGCCTGGGTTTATGGTCGAGAAGGGGATCCCTGTCGGGTGTGCGGTACACCGATTCAGCGGCTCAAACTGGCGGGACGCTCGGCGCATTTTTGTCCCCACTGTCAGCCGGAGTTACCCTAA
- a CDS encoding penicillin-binding transpeptidase domain-containing protein, protein MKRRICGAWLCGSALAWGLQAECEGFAQSQLPHPRDFAAVLNLQTGRKVALLQPEQASRIQASPGSTVKCAVAAAALETGLSYGQRTLHCPGWWDPPPQLGLGRLPCWDSRGHGSLTLSEALAQSCNVHFYQLGWELGAVALSEWLHRFGLGNALPLATETAPPPLLATGQLPGWQVDPWDLLAYGAAIARRGVPLEGEVRIPALHLAAPIWDSIHAGLRLAALSGTCRGIAPEGIPVAAKSGTILNSRRVGRRILWAEDFQAWLLAFWPLPQPRWALVLHLHQGKAYEAAIPLARQIIETIASSSHSLQP, encoded by the coding sequence ATGAAGCGTCGAATCTGTGGGGCTTGGCTGTGCGGGTCTGCCTTGGCTTGGGGACTCCAGGCGGAATGTGAAGGTTTTGCGCAGTCACAACTGCCTCATCCCCGGGATTTTGCCGCCGTTCTAAACCTGCAAACAGGCCGGAAGGTCGCCCTTTTGCAACCGGAACAAGCTTCCCGGATTCAGGCGAGTCCTGGCTCGACGGTGAAGTGTGCTGTTGCGGCGGCGGCTCTGGAAACGGGACTCAGTTATGGACAACGAACCCTTCACTGCCCAGGATGGTGGGATCCGCCACCGCAGTTGGGGTTGGGTCGCCTACCCTGCTGGGATTCGCGTGGCCATGGCTCCCTAACCCTATCTGAGGCCTTGGCCCAGTCCTGTAATGTGCATTTCTACCAGTTGGGGTGGGAACTGGGGGCAGTGGCTCTCTCCGAGTGGCTACACCGCTTTGGCCTCGGAAATGCCCTCCCACTGGCGACAGAAACAGCTCCTCCTCCCCTGTTGGCCACAGGTCAGCTTCCCGGTTGGCAGGTGGATCCCTGGGATTTGCTGGCCTATGGGGCTGCCATTGCCCGACGCGGGGTACCCTTGGAGGGAGAGGTGCGGATCCCAGCCCTTCATCTGGCTGCGCCCATTTGGGATTCGATTCACGCGGGCTTGCGGCTGGCCGCCCTTTCCGGCACCTGCCGAGGGATTGCTCCAGAAGGGATCCCGGTGGCGGCTAAGTCAGGAACGATTCTAAATTCTCGTCGAGTTGGGCGGCGAATTCTCTGGGCCGAGGATTTTCAAGCTTGGTTGTTGGCCTTTTGGCCCCTGCCACAACCTCGCTGGGCCCTAGTTCTGCATCTGCATCAAGGCAAAGCTTATGAAGCCGCCATCCCTTTAGCCCGACAGATCATCGAAACCATCGCATCCTCCTCCCATTCCTTGCAACCATGA
- a CDS encoding DASH family cryptochrome, with amino-acid sequence MANLLWFRSDLRLLDHLPLTKACRQGSPLIPVYCLDPRHFAQTSFGFPKTGAFRGQFLLESLADLRQALQTEGSDLVIRRGQPEQVIPALAKKWEVSAVYAHEEVGTEEETVTHALRLALESLGVPLYTFWGHTLYHPQDLPFPIAKVPELFTRFRKQVEAESSIRDPLPIPNLPPLPQGLDPGPLPPLAELGLSLPARDPRARLVYTGGSAAAQARLHSYFWEQDRLRFYKETRNGMLDPNDGSRLSAWLALGCISPRTVYAEVSRYEQERVRNESTYWLVFELLWRDYFRLILAKHGRKLFRPSGLQGIPIAWQQNWPQFRQWCRGETGYPLVDSNMRELAATGFMSNRGRQNVASFLTKNLGIDWRMGAEWFESLLIDYDVASNYGNWNYSVGVGNDARGFRYFNIPKQSRDYDPKGEYLRHWLPELAGIPGDKIHEPYRLTASEQKQFGVHLGGTYPRPVVDLQKSLQINQQIYEAALAQG; translated from the coding sequence ATGGCCAACTTGCTTTGGTTCCGCAGCGATTTGCGCCTGCTGGATCACCTGCCCCTGACAAAAGCCTGTCGCCAGGGATCCCCGTTGATTCCGGTGTATTGCCTGGATCCCCGCCACTTTGCCCAAACTTCCTTCGGATTTCCCAAGACCGGGGCTTTTCGGGGCCAGTTTTTGCTGGAGAGTTTGGCGGATCTGCGGCAGGCCCTACAAACGGAGGGATCCGATCTGGTGATCCGACGGGGCCAGCCGGAACAGGTGATCCCGGCCTTGGCCAAAAAATGGGAGGTGAGCGCGGTCTACGCTCATGAGGAAGTGGGTACAGAAGAAGAGACCGTTACCCACGCCCTGAGGCTGGCTTTGGAATCGTTGGGCGTTCCCCTCTACACTTTTTGGGGCCATACCCTCTATCACCCCCAGGATCTTCCCTTTCCCATCGCCAAAGTGCCGGAGCTGTTCACCCGCTTTCGCAAACAGGTGGAGGCCGAAAGTTCCATCCGGGATCCCTTGCCCATCCCCAACCTTCCCCCTCTGCCCCAGGGTTTGGATCCTGGCCCATTGCCGCCGCTGGCGGAGTTGGGGTTATCCTTGCCCGCTCGGGATCCCCGCGCTCGGTTGGTCTACACCGGCGGGAGTGCAGCCGCCCAAGCCCGCCTACACAGCTATTTCTGGGAACAGGATCGGCTGCGCTTCTACAAGGAGACTCGCAACGGCATGTTGGATCCCAACGATGGGTCGCGGCTTTCCGCTTGGTTGGCCCTGGGTTGTATCTCTCCGCGTACGGTGTATGCCGAGGTGAGCCGCTACGAACAAGAACGGGTGCGCAACGAGTCCACCTACTGGCTGGTGTTCGAGCTGCTGTGGCGGGATTATTTTCGCTTGATCTTGGCCAAACATGGGCGCAAGCTGTTTCGCCCTTCCGGTTTGCAAGGGATCCCGATTGCTTGGCAGCAAAATTGGCCACAGTTTCGGCAGTGGTGTCGGGGAGAAACCGGTTACCCGCTGGTGGATTCCAATATGCGGGAGCTGGCGGCGACGGGCTTTATGTCCAATCGCGGGCGGCAGAATGTGGCCAGCTTTTTAACCAAGAACCTGGGCATCGACTGGCGGATGGGGGCGGAATGGTTTGAGTCTCTGCTGATCGACTACGACGTGGCCAGCAACTACGGCAATTGGAACTACAGCGTCGGGGTGGGCAACGATGCCCGTGGCTTCCGCTACTTCAACATTCCCAAACAATCCCGCGATTACGACCCCAAGGGGGAGTACCTGCGCCACTGGCTGCCGGAACTGGCCGGGATCCCGGGGGATAAAATCCACGAGCCTTATCGTCTCACTGCTTCTGAGCAGAAGCAGTTTGGGGTGCACCTGGGGGGAACCTATCCGCGTCCTGTGGTGGATCTACAAAAATCCTTGCAGATCAATCAACAGATCTACGAGGCGGCCCTAGCACAGGGTTAA
- a CDS encoding TauD/TfdA family dioxygenase, with translation MRTLQLGEGYPLIDCRIFDETTVNLFLLPGPHPYRETEEFLLDCEMRADELPRYLRRALLEFQVYSNPEGILLLRGLPVDPGLYHTHTPALAQRSEEKTTFVSERCLAMIGSRLGHLVSYIQEKNGDLFQNLVPTPGSEEVQSSEGSRTRLQFHRETVFHPYPPEFLLLFCLRPDHDRVAETTYASVSHALPLLSERERELLFEPLYRTGIDYSFGNLQTLTNGPILPVLYGRREDPFLNYDEDLMVGLTPEAGMALEALKGAINSVYRGLKLETGDLLCIDNRRTVHGRTAFTPRYDGFDRWIQRSFVVRDLGLSAVDRYPGERIIRTAFTADRPALN, from the coding sequence ATGCGAACTCTACAGCTCGGAGAAGGATACCCGCTCATCGATTGTCGGATCTTCGATGAAACGACCGTGAATTTGTTTTTGTTGCCAGGGCCGCATCCCTATCGGGAAACGGAAGAATTCTTGCTCGATTGTGAAATGCGGGCGGATGAGTTGCCCCGCTATCTGCGGCGAGCTTTGCTGGAGTTTCAGGTGTATTCCAACCCGGAAGGGATCCTGTTGTTGCGGGGGTTGCCTGTGGATCCGGGGCTCTACCACACTCATACTCCGGCTCTAGCCCAGCGTTCAGAGGAGAAAACCACCTTTGTCAGCGAACGCTGTTTGGCCATGATCGGCAGCCGCCTGGGCCACTTGGTTTCCTACATTCAAGAGAAAAACGGCGATTTGTTCCAAAACTTAGTGCCCACACCGGGTAGTGAAGAGGTGCAATCTTCAGAGGGATCCCGCACCCGGCTCCAATTCCACCGTGAGACGGTTTTTCACCCCTACCCGCCGGAATTTCTGCTGTTGTTTTGTCTACGCCCCGACCATGACCGTGTGGCAGAAACCACCTACGCCAGCGTCAGCCATGCCCTACCCCTCTTGAGCGAGCGGGAGCGGGAGTTGCTGTTTGAACCCCTCTACCGCACCGGCATCGACTATTCCTTCGGCAACCTGCAAACCTTGACCAATGGCCCAATTTTGCCCGTGTTGTATGGCCGCCGCGAGGATCCCTTCTTGAACTACGACGAAGACTTGATGGTGGGGCTGACCCCCGAAGCCGGTATGGCCCTAGAAGCCCTGAAGGGAGCGATCAACTCTGTCTACCGAGGCCTCAAATTAGAAACGGGCGATCTACTCTGCATCGACAACCGCCGCACTGTCCATGGACGTACCGCCTTTACCCCCCGCTACGACGGTTTCGACCGCTGGATCCAACGCTCATTTGTGGTTCGGGATCTCGGCCTTTCGGCGGTAGATCGCTATCCTGGGGAACGAATCATTCGCACAGCTTTTACTGCTGACCGACCGGCGCTTAATTAA